CACAAACGTCGTTTGATGCTCTCTTTGAATTTTTTTCATCAGCTCAATAATCATATGAGCCGTTTTGGTATCAAGATTTGCCGTAGGTTCATCTGCAAAGACAATTTTTGGATTGGTCACGAGTGCTCTTGCTATGGCGACACGTTGCATCTGACCGCCTGAGATTTTATCGGGGGTTTTATCTTTATGATCCAACATCCCAACCTCCTCAAGTAAGGTAAGTACACGCGATTTTCGTTCCTCTTCGGGAAGGTTTTGAATCATAATAAGAGGATATTCAATATTTTCATACACACTTAGCACAGGAATCAGATTGAAACTTTGAAAGATAAAACCGATGTTTTCGCCCCTAAAATGTGCCATCTTTGTTCTGTTCATCCCCGTAATGGGTGAGCCATTGATGGTAATGTCACCCTTAGTTGGGGTATCAAGGCAACCGAGCATATTTAAAACCGTACTTTTCCCACTTCCGCTAGGGCCAACTAAAGAGATAAATTCCCCCTCGCTAATTTCTAAAGACAAATCTTTGATAACTTCTTGACGTATCTCGCCTGTCTGATAGACTTTTTTGAGATGATGCGCTGTGATCATATCCGTTCCCCTTTATGACATTTGTGTAAAGTATAAGGCGACTATGTTAATGCGATGTTAATCACTATCATCTTGGTAAAGATTAAACGCTTTCAGCTGTTTTTTAAGTGTATTGCGTGAAATATCGAGTATGGTGGAAAGCTGTGTGATGTTTGGGCAGAGCGTAAAGCTTACATGTAAAAAGGTTTTTTGCATCATCTGCTCTAATTCATGCGCTTTTTCAACACCTTCTTTCTCTAAAAAATCACGACAAAATTGCTCTAAATTTTGCTTCTCACACGGCAATGCGTCTTCAAACTCTTTGATGTCATCCGCTTTGATCATCGCATCGCTGGCATTGAGACACGCACTGTAAATCGTATTGCGTAGCTCTCTAATGTTACCTCGCCAATGGTGTTGCATAAGCTTTTTGAGTGCCTCTTCAGAGATAGAGCTAATGGTCGTTTTAAGATCGCGGTTGGCTTTTGCGATAAAATGCTCACACAAAATAGGAATGTCTTGAATGCGCTCTTTAAGCGTTGGCATCGTGATGGTCAGCATGGAGAGACGAAAATAGAGATCTTCACGAAAGCTCTTTTGCTGGCTTTGCTCTTTGAGGTTGGCGTTGGTCGCACTGATGATACGCCCTTCAAACGTGATCTCTTTAGCACCTCCCACACGTCTAAACTTCTTCGTTTCTAAAAAACGTAGCAGTTTGCTTTGAAGCTCGATGTCAAGTTCTCCTATCTCGTCTAAAAAGAGCGTTCCTTCGCCTGTTTGCTCGGCGTACCCGATGTGCTGTTTATCGGCACTGGTGAATGAGCCTTTCTCATGCCCAAACAGCTGACTCTCAAAAAGCTCTTTAGGAATGGACGCGCAATTCACAGCCACAAACGGATGTTCGCTATGAGCCGAGTTGGTATGAATCAAATTGGCGATAAGCTCTTTGCCTGTACCTGTTTCGCCGTAAATGAGCACGGAGAGGTCATTATTCGCCGCGATGCCTATCTTTTTATAGATCTCTTTCATCGTCTCGTACGAACCTACAAACGCCTCTTCTCCTTGTTTTATAGGCTTTTTAGCACTTTTTTCTTTGCTGGAAGTGTCGGCATATTTCCCCACCAACGCCAAAAGTTGCACCTCATCAAAAGGCTTTTGTAAAATGTCTTTAATACCAATTTTAGACGCTTCGATCATATTGGTCGGCGTCGTATACGCCGTCATCAAGATGATAGGAAGATTCAGCCCAGCTTTTTTAAACTGCTTGATCAGATCAATGCCCGTAAGATTTTCGCCGAGCATCACATCGACGATTAAAAGCTCAACCCCTTGCTCTTCGATGATTAAAGAGAGTTCAAACTCTTCTCCGTTAAACTGCAACGGGGTATGGTGATTGCGTTGTAAAATTTTAGCAACCGAGTAGCGAATCTCTTGTTGGTCATCAATAATGGCAATTTTCATGCAACCTCTTCACAGGGGATATACAGACAAAATTGTGTCTGCTCGTTTTGACTTTCAAACTCGATGTAACCGTTGGAGAGATAGACGATTTTATAGATGCTAAAAAGCCCCAAACCAGAGCCCTCTTTTTTGGTGGTGTAAAAGGGTTTAAACAGATTGGCTTTGGTTTTTTCATCCATATTTTCACCACTGTTTTTTACACACAGAACAGAAAAACCTGCTTGTTCTGCCCTCTTCCATGTCACCTCAATCGTGCTGAGTTGAAATGCCGCATCAATGGCGTTACTCAGTAAATTGATCACAATAATTTCAATGGCATTTGCCCCCATTTTGACCTTCAAATCTTCTTCAATAGCGCTTTGAATCCCTAAATGTTTTCTACTCAAAGAAGCGCGCAGAAGTGCAATAGACTCTTCAACAAAAACCTTTACATGTAAAGGTTTTTCGTACTTAAAATCTGCGGGTTTTGCAAGAGCTAAAAAGTCCACCACCTGATGATCGATGCGTGCTAATGCGCCATGAATGATGGGCATATCTTCTTTGTCAGGCAGCTGAGCAGGAGAGAGCAGGAGTTTTAAGGGTTGCAATAAATTCTTCACTTCATGCGCAAACGAAGAGCCAATTTCACCCAAAATAATCAATGAGTGCGAAATACGAGCATTTTTCTCCTCTTTTTCAATAGAATCTCTGAGCTCACGCATCAACTGCGTCGTTTTTTCAATGATGCGTGTGATCTCGTCATTCTCTCTCCCTTGATAAATAGTGATGTCATCCCAGCGCTTTTCAATCATCGCTGTTGCATTGTTCGAGAGTAGATCGAGCCTGCCAAGCAATCTTCCCATAAAGATATTGGCAATAACTAAAGAGAGTAGCGCTACCATCATGAGAAGAACAAATTGCGCTAAAAAGGCATCTTGCAGCATGCTAAAAAGTGTTTGGTTTTTAACCTTAAGTACGAAAGAGCCAAAAAGGACACCATCTTCTTCAAAAGGGACAACATTATAGTGATCAAACTCTTTAAACGTATCGCCAATACGATAATTTTCCGTGTCCGTGTGGGCTACAATACTGTTAAGATTGTCGATAAAGCCTGAGCTTTCGATCATACTGCTAGAGCTGAGTGTTTTAAGAAATTTGTAAAGCTCCCATTGATTGTGCGTAAGGATAAACTCGCTCACAAAGGCTTTATTGGAGTTGATATTGGTCTTGATAAGCTCATCGATAATTTGATTGGTATGGTTTTTATGAATATCAATGTTGATAATAATCGAAACAGATGAGATCGCAAAAACGACCCAAAAAATAAGCGTTGCCAGCTTAACTTGAACGGAGAGTGCTAAGAGATAATCAATGACTCTTTTCATTGTCTTTGTTCAATCACTTCAAGCATCTTGGCTACATTGGAAAAATCTTGTCCTGAGGGAAGATCAAAACGATCAAGTGAGAGTTTTTCTAAAATACTTTGACCGTACGCATCTTGGTGCATCGTAATGAAAGCATTTTGGAGTGCTTCAAACTTCTTTTGAGGCAATGAACTTCGCGTGACAATCGGAGAATTGGTGTAAGGTCCCAAAATTTGCACGACTTTTAACTGTGCAATTTTGTCAGGATGCTTTTGTGCAAAACGGGTATACACGATACTATCCACACTTGCCCCATCCACAAATCCATCAATCACCGCTTTGATAGACTCGCCATGCTCATAGGTATAAATGTAGGATTTAAAAAACGTTTTAGGGTCCATTCCGTGACTTAACATGTAATAACTTGGAGCCGTAGCTCCTGAGTTACTTTCAGGATCCGTAAATGCAAAAATTTTCCCTTTGAAATCTGCAAGGGAATCAACCGAAGTGCTTTTTTTTGCAATGATATAGGAGTAATACTGATCACTTCCATCAAAAATAGGAATAACTAAAATTTTTCCTGTGCCATCTTTGTCGAGTTTGGTATAACTGGAGTTACAAATATAAGCGACGTCGACTTTATTCTCTTTGATGAGTGTATTCATCTCCGCATACGTTTTTGTAAAACGTATTTGTATGTCAAAATCACTGATTTTATTCTCCAAATATTGTTCCCAATCCATGATATTTTTAAGATCATCTTTAAGTACGGTTCCCGTTAATCCCAAAACAATTTTTTCTTTGGCACAGAGTGAAAATGGTAACAACAGCAGCAAAAAAAGCATGGTAAATTTTTGATAAGTGCTGGTCAAAAATTGATCGTTTTTCATCTCTTGGAAACTCCTTTTTTCTCCGAAAGTCCCTATTTTAGGGCTTTTAAAAGTTGGCACGTTAATTGCAGTAAGCACATTGTACTTGAAGAAAAGTTCAAAAAACTTTAAAGGAGTCCATGATGCATTTATTGTGGGATATACGGGTCTCGCTCGATCTGTTTTTAGGTGGTTTAGGGGTAGGTGCCTTCCTTATAGGGGCTGTACTTTACTATGTGGATGCAAAAGTTTACGATGGTTTTGTCAAAAAATCATTTGTGATTGCACCGCTTTTGGTGATAGCAGGATTGCTTCTGCTTCTGACAGAACTTGGTCGCCCGTTGAACGTGATTAAAACGATTTATGCGATTAATCCAACGTCGTTTATGTCGATCGGTATCTTTTTACAAAGTGCATTTGTAGCAGTTGCGCTTCTTATCGCCTTTAAAGTACTGACCAGTGGTGTTGAATCACTCTGCTCAAAAATCGTTTATGCAGGTGCCATTCTTGCAGGACTTGTTGGCTTGTATCATGGATTCTTGCTCTCAGGCATCGCAAAAGAGCCTTGGAACAACGCTATTCCTGTGATTTTCTTTGTCTCGTCTATTCTTTCAGGTGCATCATTGATGGTTCTACTGAACTTAGGAAGCCTAGAAAGTCTTGTAACACGCTTTAAACTTCCCCTCATCATCAATATGGTTTTAACCCTAGAGTTAGCCGCTGTTTTTGCATGGGTTTACAATCTAGCCCTTACAACAGCCTCTTCTAAACATGCTTATGATGTTCTCATCAGTAGTTTTAGTATGGAGTTTTGGGTACTCAGTATCTTAATTGGTTTAATTGCGCCTTTAGCCATTTTTACATTGGTAATTTTAAATAAATTATCCCTCAAAGCAGTCGCCATTCCAACCTTTTCAATTATTGTTGTGGGAAGTTTTTTCCTCAAAAATTTAGTTGTTTATCTTGGTCAAGCAGTATAAGGAGTCAATGATGAGTATTAACAGAAGAGATTTTCTCAAAACAACAGCAGGAAGCGCTGCAGTAGCTTCAACCCTTTCTATTTTCCCAGAAGTTGTCGAAGCCAAAATTGGAGAGCTCGCCTATGAGGGCGAATCAGGTAAATGGATGAGTTCAACCTGTCAAGGCTGTACCAGTTGGTGCAGTATTCAAGGACTCGTCGTTGATGGTAAGGTCATTAAAGTCAGAGGCAATCCAAACTCTCCAAGTGGTGGACGCATTTGTCCACGTCCACATTTAGCATTGCAACAAGTGTACGATCCTGATCGTGTTAAAACACCTCTTAAACGTACCA
Above is a genomic segment from Sulfurospirillum halorespirans DSM 13726 containing:
- a CDS encoding ABC transporter ATP-binding protein, translating into MITAHHLKKVYQTGEIRQEVIKDLSLEISEGEFISLVGPSGSGKSTVLNMLGCLDTPTKGDITINGSPITGMNRTKMAHFRGENIGFIFQSFNLIPVLSVYENIEYPLIMIQNLPEEERKSRVLTLLEEVGMLDHKDKTPDKISGGQMQRVAIARALVTNPKIVFADEPTANLDTKTAHMIIELMKKIQREHQTTFVFATHDEKIVSNVDRLITLVDGEIVADQRMNK
- a CDS encoding sigma-54-dependent transcriptional regulator — translated: MKIAIIDDQQEIRYSVAKILQRNHHTPLQFNGEEFELSLIIEEQGVELLIVDVMLGENLTGIDLIKQFKKAGLNLPIILMTAYTTPTNMIEASKIGIKDILQKPFDEVQLLALVGKYADTSSKEKSAKKPIKQGEEAFVGSYETMKEIYKKIGIAANNDLSVLIYGETGTGKELIANLIHTNSAHSEHPFVAVNCASIPKELFESQLFGHEKGSFTSADKQHIGYAEQTGEGTLFLDEIGELDIELQSKLLRFLETKKFRRVGGAKEITFEGRIISATNANLKEQSQQKSFREDLYFRLSMLTITMPTLKERIQDIPILCEHFIAKANRDLKTTISSISEEALKKLMQHHWRGNIRELRNTIYSACLNASDAMIKADDIKEFEDALPCEKQNLEQFCRDFLEKEGVEKAHELEQMMQKTFLHVSFTLCPNITQLSTILDISRNTLKKQLKAFNLYQDDSD
- a CDS encoding sensor histidine kinase — translated: MKRVIDYLLALSVQVKLATLIFWVVFAISSVSIIINIDIHKNHTNQIIDELIKTNINSNKAFVSEFILTHNQWELYKFLKTLSSSSMIESSGFIDNLNSIVAHTDTENYRIGDTFKEFDHYNVVPFEEDGVLFGSFVLKVKNQTLFSMLQDAFLAQFVLLMMVALLSLVIANIFMGRLLGRLDLLSNNATAMIEKRWDDITIYQGRENDEITRIIEKTTQLMRELRDSIEKEEKNARISHSLIILGEIGSSFAHEVKNLLQPLKLLLSPAQLPDKEDMPIIHGALARIDHQVVDFLALAKPADFKYEKPLHVKVFVEESIALLRASLSRKHLGIQSAIEEDLKVKMGANAIEIIVINLLSNAIDAAFQLSTIEVTWKRAEQAGFSVLCVKNSGENMDEKTKANLFKPFYTTKKEGSGLGLFSIYKIVYLSNGYIEFESQNEQTQFCLYIPCEEVA
- the phnD gene encoding phosphate/phosphite/phosphonate ABC transporter substrate-binding protein, whose protein sequence is MKNDQFLTSTYQKFTMLFLLLLLPFSLCAKEKIVLGLTGTVLKDDLKNIMDWEQYLENKISDFDIQIRFTKTYAEMNTLIKENKVDVAYICNSSYTKLDKDGTGKILVIPIFDGSDQYYSYIIAKKSTSVDSLADFKGKIFAFTDPESNSGATAPSYYMLSHGMDPKTFFKSYIYTYEHGESIKAVIDGFVDGASVDSIVYTRFAQKHPDKIAQLKVVQILGPYTNSPIVTRSSLPQKKFEALQNAFITMHQDAYGQSILEKLSLDRFDLPSGQDFSNVAKMLEVIEQRQ
- the nrfD gene encoding NrfD/PsrC family molybdoenzyme membrane anchor subunit translates to MMHLLWDIRVSLDLFLGGLGVGAFLIGAVLYYVDAKVYDGFVKKSFVIAPLLVIAGLLLLLTELGRPLNVIKTIYAINPTSFMSIGIFLQSAFVAVALLIAFKVLTSGVESLCSKIVYAGAILAGLVGLYHGFLLSGIAKEPWNNAIPVIFFVSSILSGASLMVLLNLGSLESLVTRFKLPLIINMVLTLELAAVFAWVYNLALTTASSKHAYDVLISSFSMEFWVLSILIGLIAPLAIFTLVILNKLSLKAVAIPTFSIIVVGSFFLKNLVVYLGQAV